TTCATCATCTTCTTCTCGGTGCCGGCGTGCGTGGTGGGGGTGGTGCTGGCCCTGCTCGTGACCCACACCACCCTCAACGTGCAGTCCTACATCGGGGTGATCGTGCTGGTCGGCATCGCCGTGAGCAACGGCATCGTCATGGTCGACTTCATCGACCAGCTCCGCCGCGAGGGGGTGCCGCTGGCCGAGGCGGTGCGCCGGGGGGCGCGGGTGCGCCTGCGCCCGGTCCTGATGACCAGCGTCGTCACGGTGCTCGCCATGCTCCCGATGGCGCTCGGCCTCGGGGAGGGCGGCGAGTTGCAGTCCCCCATGGCCCGCGTGGTCATTGGCGGCCTGCTCACCTCGACGCTCATCACCCTGTACCTGGTGCCCATCGTCTACGGCTGGATCAACCGCAAGGCGCAGGTCGTCCGTCAAGAGGAGCTGTCCGTGCTCGCGTAATGGAAGCAAACTTGCCTTCCAAGCAAGCTGTTGCGCGTTCGAGTCGCGTCGCCCGCTCCATCACAAAGCCCTCGGCCTGGTGGCCGAGGGCTTTTGCCATACGCCACTACACGCTTCAAAACGTGAAACCAATGAAACAGATGAAACGAGTTTTGTTTCATCGGGCTGGCAACAGGTAGGTGTAGCGTTCCCGGACATGGGTGAGAGTCACCCCCCATTTCGGCCTTTGCTCGGTGCTCTCAACATTTCAACTTTTCAACTTCAGACTCGCCCGCACCGCTTGACAAGCGTAAGGCCTCCCCTTAGGATTGCATCATCATGAGAATGATTCTCATTTGCAGACACTTCCAGTGAGGAGGCTTGCCCCATGTCCACGTTCGACTTGCCGTTTCCCGCCGAGGGGCTCGACCCCGCCAAGATGCCCGGGCACTGGCTCCTGGCCCGCCTCGGCAAGCGCGTGCTTCGCCCCGGCGGCATCGAGCTGACCCGGGAGATGCTGAGGGGGCTTGCGATCTATACCGACGACGACGTGGTCGAGTTCGCCCCCGGCCTGGGCACGACCGCCCGGCTGACGCTGCAGCTCTCCCCGCGCAGCTACACGGCGATCGACCGGGACGAGGGGGCCGTCGCCCAGGTGCAATCAATCCTGAAGGGGCCCCTGCAGCGCTGCCGGATCGGACTGGCCCATGAGACCGGCCTTCCCTCTTCGTCGGCCACGGTCGTGTACGGCGAGGCGATGCTCACGATGCTGACGCCGCAGATGAAGCGCCAGACGGTGCGTGAGGCGTTCCGCTGCTTGAGTTCCGGTGGGCGCTACGGCCTTCACGAGATGACCCTCGTGCCCGACGACCTGAGCGACGAGCAGAAGGACGAGATCCAGCGAGAGCTTTCCGCGGTCATCCGCGTGGGGGCGCGCCCCCTGACCCAGCAGGAGTGGCGCGAGCTTCTCGAATCCGAGGGTTTCATCATCGAGCGGTGCGCCACGGCCCCCATGCACCTGCTCAAGACCGTTCGGCTCATTCAGGACGAGGGGCTCGGGGGGGCCCTGCGGATCGCCTGGAACACGCTCAAGGATCCCGTGGCCCTCAAGCGGGTCCTCGACATGCGCAAGGTGTTCCTCAAGTACGAGGCGCAGCTCGGCGCGATGGCCCTCGTCGCCAGGAAGCCCTGATTAGCCCTGGCTCCCCCGGGCCTTGCCCGTGTAGGTCCAGTGCCAGTCCTCCCAAGACATGGGCTGGTAGAAGCCGAACCTGGCGGCGTTCCGGCTGAGCCAGTCGTGGACCCCGCCCGAGAGCTCGAGGTCGAGGGCGCGGCCGCTGCGGTGCTGGCTGTTGCCGGGCGGCGCCACCCACTTGCGGGCGGCCGCTTCCGAGCCGTACTTGGCCACGGCATCCTTGAAGAGGCCCGCCTGGTAAGCGTCGCTGCGGTAGGCCGAGGTGATCCCGAGATCGACCCCGTCGGCCCGGGCGGCCGCCTGCATGGCGTCGAAGGCCTCGGCAGTTCCCTTCAGCATCTGGAAGCCCTGAAGGCTGACGAGATCCGCCGGGTTCGCGGCCTCCTTGAAGGTGCCCGCGGAAGGCTTGCTGTCGGCCACCGGTTCCGGGGCCGCCACGTGGATGCCGAGCTTGCCCCAGGTCTCGGGCCCGACCACCCCGTCGACCGTGATCCCCTGCTGCTGCTGGAAGGCCTTCACCGCCACCTGCGTCATGGGCCCGAAGACTCCGTCGACGGAGCCCGGATCGATGCCCATTTCCTTGAGGCGCTGCTGCATGGCCGCGACCGCCGGTCCCGAGTGCCCGACGCCGAGCACCGGCCCGCTGCCGCCCCCGCTCGAGACGGCCGGGGCGGGTTCCGCTGCGGGATCGGTGAGTTGCTGCACGAGACCATGAAGCTGATCGAAGAGGCCCTGGATCGGCACGCCGCCGCCAGCAGCAACCGTAGGCTCGGCGGGCGAGGCGGCCGGGGTCGAGAGGGCGAGCGTATCCTGGGCGATCGCGCTGGCCTTGGGCTGCGGCGCGATCACCGGATCGCGCTCGAAGCGCGGTGTGACGGCCGGGGCGAAACGCCCGGAAATTGGCATGCTCATCTCGGACTCCTCGACGATCCGGGGGACCCCCTTGAATCCTATCGCCCCATTCCCTGGTAACTGAGTAAAACTTTTCCTAAACCTGCATTAAGCCCGGCGCGGCTAACACCCAGCCGAGTTTTCCCGCTCGGGAACATGGCGTCACACGCCGCCCGGATTCGATCTCTAATTCCCGAGCGGGAATTTTTACTTGAAGGGACGTCGAGATCGCGCTAGAATTCCCGTACAGGAAAAAAACATGCAAATCACGACCGCTCAGGAACTAGGAAGCCTCATTCGACGGACCCGCAAGGCGCAGGGCCTCACCCAGGCCGAGCTTGCGGGCGCCTGCGGGGTTGGCGTACGCTTCATCGTCGACCTGGAAAACGGCAAGCCCACCTGCGAGCTCGACAAGGCGCTCAAAGTCGCGCGACTGCTGGGAATTCGCCTGGCAGCAGAACACTGAGGACGCGCTCATGCTTTCTCGATGCCTATCCGTTCGGCTAAACGGCATTCCCCAAGCCATCCTGGAACAGGATGAGCACGGCAAGCTGCGCCTGACTTACCTGCCGGAGGCCACGAGGGCGCTCTCGCTCAACCTGCCCCTTCGCGAAGCCCCCTACGAATCCGACGCCTGCGAGGCCTTCTTCGGCGGCCTCTTGCCCGAAAGCGAGCAAGCTCGAAAGGCCATCGCCAGACGCTACGGCATCAATGCCAACAACAGCTTCAGTCTCCTGCGCGCCATCGGCTACGACTGCGCGGGCGCCGTGTCCTTGCACGCCCCAGATGAGCCGATTCGCTCGGCAGAGAGCTTCCTGCTGGACGGCCGGGTGCTCTCGCAGGCGGAGCTGGCTCGGCATATTCGGGAATTACCCGAAAAACCGCTGTTCACCGGGATCGATGGTCTGAGACTCTCGCTGGCGGGCACCCAGGACAAGGCGGCGGTGTGCATCATCGACGGGGAAGTGGCCCTGCCCCATCACGGCACGCCCACCACCCACATCCTGAAGCCCGCGGTCTCCGCGAGCGTGGACTCGGTGCGCAACGAATTCATCTGCATGAAGCTCGCCGCGCTGATCGGCCTCGAAGCCCCGTCGGTCGAGATCCGCAGCGCCGAGGAAATCCCCTACCTGCTCATCGCGCGTTACGATCGAACTTTCCTGCCGAACGGCCACATCGCCCGCATTCACCAGGAAGACTTCTGCCAGGCACTGGGGAGGTCCTCCCTGCGCAAGTACCAGGCAGAAGGTGGCCCTGGGTTGAAGGACTGCTTCGCCTTGATGCAGCGCACCAGCCAGCCCGCGTTGTCGATCACGCGCTTGCTTCGCCACCTCATCTTCAACGTGCTCATCGGAAACTGGGATGCCCACGCGAAGAACTACTCCTTGCTTCACCAACCCAATGGACGCATCGCGCTGGCCCCGGTTTATGACGTGCTTTGTACGCGGATTTATCCCGACTTCATCGATCGCATGGCCATGAAGATCGGCGGCTACTACGAGGTCGATCAACTGATCGAGCGCCGTTGGCGGTCCTTCTGCGACGAAGTGGGAATCGGGTTCAACCTGCTGAGCAAGACCCTGATGGACACCCACGCCGCGCTTCAACAAGCGATCCAGCATGGCTTTCCCGACCTCGACGATCCGCGCTCGCGCCAGATTCTCGCTTTCATCGGCCGGCATGCCACGGACGTCTTGAGGCGGTTTCACCCCCCCGCCGCCTGATCCTCGCTACTGCCTCCGAGCGATCGTCAGCAGCTGCGGCGGCGTGGCGTCGGCCGGGTAGCTGAGCGTCACCTTCACCTCGTAGTGCGTGCGGGGCGGGACCTCGACCGTCTCGAAGGGCGGCAGCAGCTGGCCGTGCCGCAGCACCAGGTGGGTGTAGCGGACCTCGGGGAAGCCCCTGGCGTCTTGCCACTCCAGCTTCACGGGCCCCCGGAAGGTCACCGGCCGGTTGGGCGGATCCAGGTAGACGGCCGTGCGATCGCCCTCGGCCCTCACCGGGTGAGTCAGGGCGAAGGTGTAGGCCCGCGGGGTGGGATCGGGGTTGTCCAGGGGCACCCTCAGCGCGTAGGTCACACCGTAGTTGCCGTGCGCCTGGTAGGCGGTGTCCGGGTAGCGCCGCACCAGCGGCGCGCTCTGGTTCTGGCCGGTGCCGAGGCGGTTGAGGTAGGTGGTGGCGATGGGGAAGGAGACCTGCTCGCCCACGCCCAGCGAGGCCCGCTCCTCGAGCAGCGTGCCGTCCCAGCGATCGCCCTGGCTCACCCCCGCCACGCGCCCGAAGCGAAACGCCCCCTTGGGAGGCGGCAGGGCGGGATCGAAGGGGGTCGGCGCCGCCTCGCGCGGCCCCGCCATGAGCGGGGTCCCAAGCAGGAGGGCGTAGTCGCCCTCGGAAGGGGCGATCCAGCTGCCGTCCGGGGCCTTGACGGCGAAGCGCGCCACCTGCGAGAGGTAAACCATGCCATCGCTCTTCAGGCGAAGGACGGTGGTGCGGCCGTTGACCGCGGGCGGGATCGGCACGCTGGTCGGAATGCTCCAGCTGCGCACGAGCTTGGTCGCGCCGGGCAAGAGGGTCTGGGCGATGCTCGGGACCGATGACCGACCGTGCAAGAGGTCGGTGGCGACCCGATCCCCGGGCCCCGCGTACACCACGCCCTGCGGGTCAAAGACGAGGGGGTCCAGCGGCTTGAAGACGGCGTCCGGCTGGCTCAGGTAGCTGGCGCCGCCGACCAGGTCCAGGTTGACGGGGCGATCGCCGAGGTTGGTCGCGAGCAGGCCCACGTACAGCTGCCGCGCCCCCGGGGCCTCGTCCTTGGCGATATGGTGCGAGAAGACCGAGAAGGCCCCGGAGAACGGAAGGTCCAGATGCGCGGAGGGGGTGGCTGCGCTCGCCGCCGGCAGGGTCGAGAGCAAGATCCCCTCGCTCTGCACCACCTCGGGGCTGTTGCTGTTGAACACGAGCCCAGCGTCCAGGCCGCCCGGCAAGGCCCGGATCGCGCCCGGAACCTTGACCTCGACCTGAGAAGGCGGGCTTGCTCCGGGTGCCGGCTGCGCCTGCTGCTGGGCGGCGCATGCCGAAAGCAGCAGCGAGGCCGCGAGCGGCGAAAGGATGCGATGCGTGGTGCGGGCCATGTCCTGTCCTCCTGCTTCAGGATAGCAGGCGGATAGGGGCCTATGCGAGCAGGCGGTGCCAGCGATCCTGGTCGCTTTCGATGTCGCGGGCGTGGCCGTCGAGCATCTCGAGCGCTTGGCGCAGCTCGGCAACCTGGGGCTGCAGCTCCAGGATGTCCTTCTGGTACTGGGCGATGATCTTGTGGGCGCCCTCGATCTCGGCGAGCAGCAGCTGCAACTTGTTGTGCAGGCGGCTCTGCTCGGCGTGGACGGTGCGAAGCAGGGCTTCGTCGAGCTCGGCGTGACGCGCGGCTTGGATGCGCTTGTAATCCATGGCCTACAACCCCCTCGTGCTCGGGCATCGTCGCCCGATTTGCGGTTCCACGGAGCCTTTATCTTGACGGGGTTTTCCCCCGGAGAGGTCGCCGACGCGCCTCGGCGTTATGTCGCCCTCCTTATACCCGCCAAGTAGACGATCCTAGCGATCGCATGGTTCCTTGGCCCGCGTCACCAGCGGGTGACAGCCGATCGAGGGACTTCGGCTCAGGCCAGGTTGCGGCGCATCACGGCGAGAAGGTCGTCGAGGAAGCTCTCGCCGAGCGAGGGCGCCTCGCCGTCGATGGCCTGGGCGACCACCCCGAGCTTCTGGGCCAGGAGGCGCTCGATCTCCTCGTCGAGGGTCCCCACCGCCGAGAGGTAGGTGACGGTGACCGCGTTGCGCTGGCCGATCCGGTAGGGGCGATCCTCGGCTTGCAGGTGCTCGGCCGGGACGAACGAGTAGTCCACGAACACGACCTGGGTCGCCGCCGTCAGCGAGAGGCCGATGCCCGCCGCCTGGAGGTTTCCCGCGAAGACCCGGATCCCCGGGTCATTCTGGAAATCATCAACGGCTTGCTGTCGTTGACTTGCTGACTCGGCACCCGTCACTCTCACGCAGGACGCCGCGAAATGCGACACGACGGCATCGATCACCACCTGATGACATGCAAAGATGATGACCTTCTCCCCCGCCTCCAGGATCGATTCGGCCAGCGCGATCGCCGCGGGGATCTTGGCGATCGCCGCCGCATGGCGCAGCTTGGCCACCTCGGCGAGCAGGGTCTTGCGGGGCACGCGCTTGCGCTTGGCGAGCCGCGCGACGTAGTCGAGCCAGACCTTGCGGTAGGCCGCGAGGTCCACCTCGACCGGCATGTAGGTCCGCAGCTTGGGGGGGAGATCGAGCACGGCGGCCTTCTTGCGGCGCAGCAGCACGCCTTCGAGCTTCTCGTGCAGCTCGTCGAGGTTGGAGGCCCCGTTCATGTCCCAGCCGAAGGCCCCCTGGAAGGCGGCGCAGTAGCGCAGGGCGAAGGCGAGCTGATCGTCGCCCAGGGGGTGGCGGATGGCCCGCAAGAGAGCAAAGAGGTCGAGCGGTCGGTTGGTGATGGGGGTGCCCGTCAGCAGGTAGACCCGCTCGGCGCGATCCGCGATGCCCCGGATGCGGCCGTTCGGCAGCGATCGCGCCGTCTTGCGCCGGGCCTTGCGATCGCCGCCGAGCACCAGGAGCGATCGCTGCGAGCGCAGGTTCTTGATGTAGTGCGCCTCGTCGAGAATGAGGCAGGCCCACTCCTTGGCGAGCAGGGCCGAGCGGTGCTTGCGCAGGACGTCGTAGTTGACGATGGTCCAGCGCGCGCGGGCAAAGGCGCGCCCCACCACGCTCACCTCAGCCTCGTGGCCCAGGGCCAGGCGGATCTCGCGCTCCCAGTTCAGCTTGAGGCCCGCCGGGCAGACCACCAGGATCTCGCCGGTCGGATGGGCCTCGTGGGCCGCGATGATGGCCTGGCGCGTCTTGCCGAGGCCCATGTCGTCGGCCAGGAGGGCCCCTCTCACCTCGCGCGGGCGCATGAGGAAGTCGATCCCCGAGACCTGGTGAGGGAAGAGCCCGGGATACCGGCTCGAAAGGTTGGGAACGGCGCGCTCGTAAGCCTCGAGCAGTCTCGCGTTCATGGCCGCGGTCTCGGCCAGGGCCTCGCCCGAGATCCGGCGAAGCTCGGCGAGGGCCTCCTCGGGGGCTTCCGCTCGCGCCAGGCGCTCGGCGAGGTCGGGGGCGAGCCAGGCGGGGACGTGCCAGCGCCTGGTCTCGGGATCGAAGCTGCGGAAGCGCATGCGCTTGATCGCGGCCACCCAGGTGGGCTGGAAGGGAAATTCGAGGACGAGCTCGCCGTCCAATAGCGAGACATGGAGGCGGGAGTGTTCCGGAGTCAAATCAGCGATCGCGTCGGGGCGGTCGCGACGGCGACCTGCGGGACCCGGTTCAGGTAGAGGAGGCTGGGGCCCTTGGCCGTCAGGTGGATCTCGGTGGTCGAGGTGTTGTGCAGCTCGAAGAAGATCCCGCTCGGGAAGGGGATCGCGAGCAGGACATGGATCAGCCGGCGCAGGATGGCCCCGTGCGCCACGACGGCCACCCGGCCACCGGGATGCCGCTCCTGGATCTCGCCCATGAACGAGTCGAGGCGCGCGCGGGTGTCCTCCTCGGTCTCGGCTTGGGGCACCTGGGCCCAGTCGCCGGAGTCGACGAAGCGGCGGTGCTCCTCGGGGTAGCGCTCGGCGATGCTCGCCCAGCTGAGCCCTGAGAAGATCCCCACGTCGATCTCGCGGATGCGCGCATCGACCCTCAGGCTCAAGCCCAGGCGATCGGCCAACGCGCGGCCCGTCTGGTGGGCGCGCTTCAGGTCGCTCGCGTAGATGGCGTCGAAGCGCTCGTGGGAAAGCCCCTCGGCGAGAGCCTGGGCCTGGGCGAGCCCCTGCGGGTTGAGCGGGGAGTCGAAATGGCCCTGGACGACTCCCATTTGGTTGGCGACGGATTCGCCGTGGCGAATTAGGATGAGCTGCATGGTGATCTAACGCTACGGCGCCGGGCCCGGCGGCGTCAAGCAGGCAGTGATAGAATCCAGAGGCGAGAGGGGACGACCATGCCGAACCGCCTGAGAGACGAGACCAGCCCGTACCTGCTTCAGCACCGGGACAACCCGGTGGACTGGTACCCCTGGGGGCCCGAGGCCCTCGAGAAGGCCAGGACCGAGGACAAGCCCATCCTGCTCTCCATCGGGTACTCGGCCTGCCACTGGTGCCACGTCATGGCCCACGAGAGCTTCGAGAACCCCGAGATCGCCGCCCTGATGAACGCGCACTTCGTCAACATCAAGGTGGACCGCGAGGAGCGCCCCGACCTCGACAGCCTCTACATGGGCGCGGTCCAGGCCATGACCGGCCAGGGCGGCTGGCCCATGACCGTCTTCCTCACCCCCGAGGGCCATCCCTTCTACGGGGGCACCTACTTCCCGCCCGCGGATGCCCACGGCCGCCCCGGCTTCCCCACCCTCCTGAGCGAGCTCGCGCGCGCCTACCGCGAGCAGCGCGCCGAGGTGGACGCGAGCGGCGAGCGGATCAGCGAACACCTCAACCGCCGGCTCGAAGCCGCCGTGCCGCCCGCCGCCTTGACGACCGCCCTCTTGGACGACGCCGCCCAGCACTTGCGCCGCCGCTTCGACCCCGTCAACGGCGGCTTCGGCGGGGCGCCCAAGTTCCCGCCCAGCATGGCCCTCGAGTTCCTCCTGCGCGACGACGTGCGCACCGGCAACCCCCACGACCGCGACATGGTCGCACGCACCCTCGCGCACATGCACCGCGGCGGCCTCTACGACCACCTGGGCGGCGGCTTCCACCGCTACGCGGTCGACGCCGAGTGGCGCGTGCCCCACTTCGAGAAGATGCTCTACGACAACGCCCTCCTGAGCCGGCTGTACCTGCTCGCCTACCAGGCCTTCGCGCAGCCCGTCCACCGCGAGGTCGTCGAGGAGACCCTCGACTGGGTCGCGCGCGAGATGCGATCGCCCGAGGGCGGCTTCTACTCCACGCTCGACGCGGACAGCGAAGGCGAGGAGGGCGCGTTCTACGTCTGGACTCCCGAAAGCGTCAGGGCCGCGGTCGGCCGGGCGGCGGCCGTCGTCTTCGAGCTGGCCTACGACGTCACCCCGGAAGGCAACTTCGAGGGGAAGAGCGTCCTGAACTTGCGCCAGCCGCTCGAGACCACCGCCCAGCAGCTGGGATACTCGCTCGGCATGCTCAAGGAGGAGCTGACCCTGATCCGGGCGAGGCTGTTCGACGCCCGCTCGGCGCGCGTCGCCCCTGCCCGGGACGAGAAGGTCCTGACCGCCTGGAACGGCATGATGCTGCGCGCCTTCGCCGAGGCCGCCCGCGTCCTCGAGCGCGAGGACTACCGCGAGATCGCCGTCATCAACGCCGACTTCCTGCTCTCGCGAATGCGCCGGGACGGCCTGCTGCTTCGCTCGTACCGGGACGGAAAGGCCAAGCTGAACGCCTACCTCGAGGACTACGCCAACCTGATCGACGGCCTGATCGCCCTCCACGAGGCCACCTTCGCCCCGCGCTGGCTCGAAGAGGGCAGGGCCCTGGCCGACGCGATGATCGCCGAGTTCTGGGACCCGGATCTTCCTGGCTTCCACGACGTCGGCAGGCACCACGAGGAGCTGGTCGCGCGGCCGCGCGACGTCTACGACAACGCCACGCCCTCGGGCAACTCGGTGGCCTGCGACGTGCTTCTCAGGCTCTCTGCCTACCTGGGCGACGAGGCCTACCGCGCCTGCGCCATGCAGGCCATTGAAGGCCTGAGCGGCGCGATGGGCAAGTACCCCGACGGCTTCGGGCGCCTGCTCTGCGCGCTCGACTTCGCGCTCGCGCCGACCAAGGAGGTCGCCATCATCGGGCCGCTCGGCGAGCACGCGACGTGCGCCCTGGTCCGGGCGGCCTTCGCGGACTACGTGCCGCACAAGGTCGTGGCCGCCGCCCCCGCGGCGACGGCCACCCCGATCGTCTTTCTGCGCGATCGCCCCGTGTGGCGCGATCGCCCCACGGCCTACGTCTGCGTGGATCGGAAATGCGGGCTGCCCGTCAC
This genomic stretch from Pantanalinema sp. harbors:
- a CDS encoding methyltransferase domain-containing protein codes for the protein MSTFDLPFPAEGLDPAKMPGHWLLARLGKRVLRPGGIELTREMLRGLAIYTDDDVVEFAPGLGTTARLTLQLSPRSYTAIDRDEGAVAQVQSILKGPLQRCRIGLAHETGLPSSSATVVYGEAMLTMLTPQMKRQTVREAFRCLSSGGRYGLHEMTLVPDDLSDEQKDEIQRELSAVIRVGARPLTQQEWRELLESEGFIIERCATAPMHLLKTVRLIQDEGLGGALRIAWNTLKDPVALKRVLDMRKVFLKYEAQLGAMALVARKP
- a CDS encoding peptidoglycan-binding protein: MSMPISGRFAPAVTPRFERDPVIAPQPKASAIAQDTLALSTPAASPAEPTVAAGGGVPIQGLFDQLHGLVQQLTDPAAEPAPAVSSGGGSGPVLGVGHSGPAVAAMQQRLKEMGIDPGSVDGVFGPMTQVAVKAFQQQQGITVDGVVGPETWGKLGIHVAAPEPVADSKPSAGTFKEAANPADLVSLQGFQMLKGTAEAFDAMQAAARADGVDLGITSAYRSDAYQAGLFKDAVAKYGSEAAARKWVAPPGNSQHRSGRALDLELSGGVHDWLSRNAARFGFYQPMSWEDWHWTYTGKARGSQG
- a CDS encoding helix-turn-helix transcriptional regulator; the protein is MQITTAQELGSLIRRTRKAQGLTQAELAGACGVGVRFIVDLENGKPTCELDKALKVARLLGIRLAAEH
- a CDS encoding type II toxin-antitoxin system HipA family toxin, whose product is MLSRCLSVRLNGIPQAILEQDEHGKLRLTYLPEATRALSLNLPLREAPYESDACEAFFGGLLPESEQARKAIARRYGINANNSFSLLRAIGYDCAGAVSLHAPDEPIRSAESFLLDGRVLSQAELARHIRELPEKPLFTGIDGLRLSLAGTQDKAAVCIIDGEVALPHHGTPTTHILKPAVSASVDSVRNEFICMKLAALIGLEAPSVEIRSAEEIPYLLIARYDRTFLPNGHIARIHQEDFCQALGRSSLRKYQAEGGPGLKDCFALMQRTSQPALSITRLLRHLIFNVLIGNWDAHAKNYSLLHQPNGRIALAPVYDVLCTRIYPDFIDRMAMKIGGYYEVDQLIERRWRSFCDEVGIGFNLLSKTLMDTHAALQQAIQHGFPDLDDPRSRQILAFIGRHATDVLRRFHPPAA
- a CDS encoding DUF3370 domain-containing protein yields the protein MARTTHRILSPLAASLLLSACAAQQQAQPAPGASPPSQVEVKVPGAIRALPGGLDAGLVFNSNSPEVVQSEGILLSTLPAASAATPSAHLDLPFSGAFSVFSHHIAKDEAPGARQLYVGLLATNLGDRPVNLDLVGGASYLSQPDAVFKPLDPLVFDPQGVVYAGPGDRVATDLLHGRSSVPSIAQTLLPGATKLVRSWSIPTSVPIPPAVNGRTTVLRLKSDGMVYLSQVARFAVKAPDGSWIAPSEGDYALLLGTPLMAGPREAAPTPFDPALPPPKGAFRFGRVAGVSQGDRWDGTLLEERASLGVGEQVSFPIATTYLNRLGTGQNQSAPLVRRYPDTAYQAHGNYGVTYALRVPLDNPDPTPRAYTFALTHPVRAEGDRTAVYLDPPNRPVTFRGPVKLEWQDARGFPEVRYTHLVLRHGQLLPPFETVEVPPRTHYEVKVTLSYPADATPPQLLTIARRQ
- a CDS encoding DEAD/DEAH box helicase, producing the protein MDGELVLEFPFQPTWVAAIKRMRFRSFDPETRRWHVPAWLAPDLAERLARAEAPEEALAELRRISGEALAETAAMNARLLEAYERAVPNLSSRYPGLFPHQVSGIDFLMRPREVRGALLADDMGLGKTRQAIIAAHEAHPTGEILVVCPAGLKLNWEREIRLALGHEAEVSVVGRAFARARWTIVNYDVLRKHRSALLAKEWACLILDEAHYIKNLRSQRSLLVLGGDRKARRKTARSLPNGRIRGIADRAERVYLLTGTPITNRPLDLFALLRAIRHPLGDDQLAFALRYCAAFQGAFGWDMNGASNLDELHEKLEGVLLRRKKAAVLDLPPKLRTYMPVEVDLAAYRKVWLDYVARLAKRKRVPRKTLLAEVAKLRHAAAIAKIPAAIALAESILEAGEKVIIFACHQVVIDAVVSHFAASCVRVTGAESASQRQQAVDDFQNDPGIRVFAGNLQAAGIGLSLTAATQVVFVDYSFVPAEHLQAEDRPYRIGQRNAVTVTYLSAVGTLDEEIERLLAQKLGVVAQAIDGEAPSLGESFLDDLLAVMRRNLA
- a CDS encoding histidine phosphatase family protein; protein product: MQLILIRHGESVANQMGVVQGHFDSPLNPQGLAQAQALAEGLSHERFDAIYASDLKRAHQTGRALADRLGLSLRVDARIREIDVGIFSGLSWASIAERYPEEHRRFVDSGDWAQVPQAETEEDTRARLDSFMGEIQERHPGGRVAVVAHGAILRRLIHVLLAIPFPSGIFFELHNTSTTEIHLTAKGPSLLYLNRVPQVAVATAPTRSLI
- a CDS encoding thioredoxin domain-containing protein, which translates into the protein MPNRLRDETSPYLLQHRDNPVDWYPWGPEALEKARTEDKPILLSIGYSACHWCHVMAHESFENPEIAALMNAHFVNIKVDREERPDLDSLYMGAVQAMTGQGGWPMTVFLTPEGHPFYGGTYFPPADAHGRPGFPTLLSELARAYREQRAEVDASGERISEHLNRRLEAAVPPAALTTALLDDAAQHLRRRFDPVNGGFGGAPKFPPSMALEFLLRDDVRTGNPHDRDMVARTLAHMHRGGLYDHLGGGFHRYAVDAEWRVPHFEKMLYDNALLSRLYLLAYQAFAQPVHREVVEETLDWVAREMRSPEGGFYSTLDADSEGEEGAFYVWTPESVRAAVGRAAAVVFELAYDVTPEGNFEGKSVLNLRQPLETTAQQLGYSLGMLKEELTLIRARLFDARSARVAPARDEKVLTAWNGMMLRAFAEAARVLEREDYREIAVINADFLLSRMRRDGLLLRSYRDGKAKLNAYLEDYANLIDGLIALHEATFAPRWLEEGRALADAMIAEFWDPDLPGFHDVGRHHEELVARPRDVYDNATPSGNSVACDVLLRLSAYLGDEAYRACAMQAIEGLSGAMGKYPDGFGRLLCALDFALAPTKEVAIIGPLGEHATCALVRAAFADYVPHKVVAAAPAATATPIVFLRDRPVWRDRPTAYVCVDRKCGLPVTDPEALAAEIRRT